The genomic region CAAGGCTGGAAAAAGCGGGATGACATGAAGACGAACGTACAAGTCGAGGTCGAAGGTATTCTGACATTCCATATTGTTCGTTTGAAGAGTCGATCCACAGTCAACCATATGGAAATTTCGAGCTAATACATCTGCGACCCTGACCGCACCTTAGAACAAGCAGTCCCTTTTGAGGTATCGCTTGTAAATTTTCTCCTGGATGAGGTCCCGTTCCTCAAGCAATTGAGCTTCTTCATCTTGGAGAAGCTGCCTCAGACGTCGAGCCGAGAACCGTGAGATACCTGTGGGGAGCAGAATGTTAGCACTGGTGCGATGTCTCGATTGCTGATCTGACTCACTTTCGATGCCTCTGTTGACTAGTCTGGTTGAATTTGGTACATCTTTGTGATAAGAGATTTGGTACCATGTGACACTCTTTCGAAATCGGCCGAAGATCTCGCCGCTCACCACCTCTCGGAAGTGCAGCATATATCGTTTGGTTTCGAGCAAGGCAAGGTTGCAAGTTTCGTAGTACCACATCGCAGCGTGAAGGAACCTATCCGCTACGTTGTCGACGACGCCCGGAATGTCAACTTCCATTAGCCGAACAAGCTCTTCTGGGTCGGGCAGGATGATGTTTTCCAGATCCTGGATGTAGTCAAGGCGGCACAACGGACACGTTGGTTGAGTTCGGAGCCACACTGTGATGCAGTCTCGACAAAAGGCATGCCTTCCGCACGCCAGCAAGACAGGGTCGCGTGGGTCCTCGAAGCAGATAGGGCATCGGTCTGTAACATTTTCCGCGTGTGTCCAGACGTTCGGGAATAAGTAATGATCGGTTGCCAGGAGCTCGTGGCGCGCTGTCATCGCCTGTATCATCTTAATCCACGCCTCAACAACACCGAGCTCTCGAAGATCCCTTCGGAGTAGGAGGTCCAACACCCTCATTGTCGATGACAGTCTCTGTCTGCGATATACTCCCCACGAGGCCAAGATCGTGCTCGCGAAAGCTCTCAGGAAGCTGCTTAGGACCAGTACTGGCGTGATGAGATTCTGAAAGTTGTGTCCCGACAGTAGTGGTCTCGTGTCGGTGATCTGGCGTGGGAGCTATTCGCGTTACTGACTAAATGTTAATGTACGGAAAATTTGCCTCGTAGCTATAGATGGCTTAGAAAGAATGAGGACATATGCCTGTATGAGAGTAGTCATTGGCGTGACTTCTGATGGCATGACCATATCTGTGGACATCATGCGCCAGCTGTTTCTACAAACAAATGCACAAATGTAAGGGGTATACAAGAAGTCTATCATATGCTACTGTTGGGCTGTCAGCAGACTTTCTTCTCTCAACCTTCGTGAAAGACATACCATATGTCTACACGCGCACTGGGCTGATAGCTTACACCGCAGAATAACCCCCGCGTGATCCTCCGCCACTTGTCTTATCCATCATGCTGCTCGTCCAGTCTTTGACGATGTAGGGAATATCGCGAATCGTGTCGCCATGTGGTATCAGATCCCAGCCACGCGCACCGTATCGGTTGTAGTTTAACCATGATCCGAAGATGATGTACGAAGCTGCGAGTAGGAAGACGATGATCAGGAACCACGTGAAGAAACCCCAACCCTTAGCCTTGTTCGACGGATCTTTCTTTGGTGGTGCGGCATCCTCGCAAGCGTACTTGGTCTTCCATTCCAGACGCAGCACACTGACGTCGTCCTTGTCAGTGTCGTACCGGACGAACGACAGCGCTTTGCCCTTGTCCAGGTCTGGCAGTTCCCGATTGTCCTCGCCATCGTCCTTTTCGTCTTCACGCTTGCTCATGCTGCTGAAAGCTCCGACGTCCATCGCCTTAGAACTGTCTCCGAAGCCCTCAGTGCCTTCCCAGTCAGCATCGCAGAGAAACTCTATGATGGCCTTTTGCTTCTTCTTTTCCCACATGCCTCCGTGCAACTCTCCTCTTACACCTTCCTTCTTCGAGTCGCCATTGCTCTCGCTCCCCTTTAGTCTGGTGAACTTGGCGTCCAGGTGTCTCCCGTCGCTGACCGCATACTCTCCGGCGATCGGTATCACTTCTTGCACCACGCTCGCACCATCATCGTTGTATATCCTCTGAATACCACAGACTCGCGTGCCAGTGGGGCATTGTTCTTTGGGCTTGTCCTTTTGCTTCTTGAGCGTATCGCATATGTCGATGGTGAATGTTGTGTTCGTGATCGAAGGGAATGTCTTTCGTTGCCAGTTGACGTCTTTCGGACCAGCCAACGCGGCGAAGTTGAAGGACTGATCGTCGGCACGGATATTTTTGCAGTCGAACACAGCGTGTATTGATGCTGGAAGCAGAAGCAGAGTCGCCAGGTGGGTAAATGTTCCGACCATCTTGGTGGATGCCTGTGCTTATGCCTATGGGGTTGAGGTGTGCGCAGTTCTGGGTTCGTCGCAGTCGCTGAATACTATAACAAGGAGCGTGAGAAAGTATGATCTGCTGATGAGATGTCGTGATGGCAGTCCTGTACCTGACCAAGTGCTTGCTGTAAATCGTGGATGCAAGTGAGATCCCCAGCTTTCCACCGAAGTCGACCAGGATGTGACTTGTTCGACAACATTCAACGTCAATGCTCCTCTCACCAGCCACATCCTCTCAACAACAAAGCCATCTCTGCAAGGACTGCATGTGACGACTGGCTTACCATGGTCATCGCGACAGAAAGATGATCACGTTACAGAACAGGGCATCGAGGGACCATCGTCGAGAAGAACATGCAACAACCGGCAGTGCATGAGCACCGGCTGTCACTAGCACGAGGCCTCATGAAGCATCATGCCTGCTTGACTGGCAGCAATTCTCCACCTCTGTTTTCCTGTGCCTAGTATTGGGCTCCAAGAGCCAGCTACAGCTTAGGATGACCTGGTCCCTCCATCTCAAATGGCCAATACCTATCTCGGCAAGCAGGACAGCAGCATTGTTTGTTTACACATACACGCCTACTCAGCCTCCCCTACAGTGCAGTAGCGTGCTCGGATACGTGCTTCTGAGGCTCTATACGTTGCCAAGCAGTGCGTTGTATGGATCTCAGAAGGACCTCATTACTGAGGAAGCCCTCATGCAGTCTCCCAGCCAGGAAAGGGCCGACGTGAGGCTGACGATGGTCAGTATGCTCATCCTGGAATGTTCCGAGGACATCTCGGGCACGTTGCTGTCGTCATGGCAGTCGATGCGCGATGGGCTAGCCCTGCGGCACAAGGGATCCCTTCTGCATTGCATGCCGGTCGACTACTGTTCACTGGCTTGCCTGTATCCAGTTATGCCGCCGCCTGTTGCTGCTCACGACGTATCTGCAAACAAAGCTATTGAAAATGCCGGGTCCAGGTAGTGGCACACCATAGCAACGGCACTAGGTCGTCTTTGGTCAAGAGTACCTCTATAAGGTCGAAGATCAGTTCTTCTTAGGCTGGTCGACTTCATTCGCATTCTCTTGTTCATGTCCACGGTGTTCGTCTGCCAGAAGTAACCGGCCTGCGTTGAAATCTGCTACTGACCAAATCAAAGGCCTTTACTCACGATGGCCGCCTCCACAGCGTTACCAGCAATGCCAGAGAAGACAGTGCGGCGGAGCGAAGACAGCACACGACTATCCTCTGAAGACGAGCGAAGAAGGCTCATCCGCAACTCGTTCCAGTCGGGAAAGCCGATGCACAGTGCACCAGTCAAGCCAAGCATTGTCAACAAGAACCCAACGCCGGAGCCACTCAGACCTCACTCCTCCACTCCCTCAGCGCGCCAAGCCTCACAATGGCAACCACCACCCGCATCATCAACCGGAGATCTCGGACTCGCAGCAGAGATAGGTTCTTGCAACTATTCGCCCAATCATTCCTCCATGACAGTTGGCCAGCGACCGACCCATACTCGCAACGCCTCGGGCGATTACGCCCACCTCAACGACCAAGGTGCCACATCTTCACCGAATAAAGACCCTGATTCCCAAAGCGTCTTCGGCGGCAGACCGCGCCAGCGTGCTTCAGCCTGGTCACAAGACAACACCTCCATCCGCACCACACTGCCGAAATACACCCCCCTCGCCAATGGACGCCCACCACCCGGCCGTCCACAATCGATACTCTCCTCCCGTCAGAACCCATGGGACGTCTACGACCCTGACCTCGAGCGACCCTCCAGCAACGCCGGCGCCTACGATCCTGTCTCCGGCACACCCTCCAAGTCCAAACCGCGCAAGCGAGGCGCCTCCTTCTACATCGTGCGTGATTCTGGCGGAGGAGGCGATGGGCCACCTGATGAATTTCTCCGCCTCCCGTTCACTGATTGGATGCACAACAGTCTGAAGAACCACTTCGTCGCATTTCTAGGAGAGTTCGTGGGGACGTGTATGTTTCTGTGGTTTGCGTTTGCCGGTACGATCGTTGCGAATATCGGAGCGAGGAAGAGTGCGGAGGACTCGACTACGAGTGAGACGGTGGGGTTCTCGCCAATTGTGAACCTATATGTTGCTGTGAGCTTCGGATTCAGTCTGTTGGTCAATGTGTGGGTATTCTTTCGAGTCAGTGGGGCGCTGTAAGTCTTCGAGATGAACAATGATGTTGGGTATTGAAGGATGCTAACGATGATATAGCTTCAATCCTGCTGTTACGCTCGGCATGGTCATGACGAAGAGCATTGGCTACACCAGAGGATTTCTGCTCTTCATAGCTCAGCTGCTGGGCGCGATCTTTGCCTCGTTGCTGGTCAAAGTCATGTTCCCAACGAACTTCAACGTACAGACGACTCTGTCAGACGACACCTCTGTGGCGCAGGGGGTCTTCATCGAGATGGTGTTGACCGCGGAGCTCGTCTTCACAGTCTTCATGCTGGCCAAGGAGAAGCACAAGGCAACATACATGGCGCCCATCGGTATCGGCATGGCGCTGTTTATTGCAGAGATTGTGGGAGTGTTCTTCACAGGCGGTAGCCTGAATCCGGCTAGAAGCTTCGGACCTTGCGTTGTTGCAGGCAGTTTTGGTAGCGAGCATTGGGGTAAGTTATAGCGTCTGCACACCGTGACTTTGCTGACATTGTCTAGTCTATTGGGTTGGCCCATGCTGCGGCACCCTGGTCGCGTATGCCTTCTACCGCTTCATCAAGATCCTCGAGTATGAGATGGCTAACCCTGGCCAAGATCATAATGAGCGAGAAGCTGAGCAAGCTGCATCGATGAAGCGTGCTGAATCATTCGCTTAGATCATAGCCACATGGACGCGTGTGTCGATGCCGCGCATTTGTTCCTGGTAGCACGATGTTGAGTCGCATTGAACTTTTGGCGTAGTGGTAGATTGCATCGCGGCTGTATCATAGGGCGTGGATGGTGTTCTCGGTATTCTGTAGATCAACACATCCTCACGGGTGACTGTCATCTTGCTGGCACATCAGCTCTTTGCAAACCCAGACTTCCCCTTCCTCTTGCCGAACGTCACGCTGCGAGGCACAAATTGCAGAGAGCTCATAGATCTCGTAACAGCATCCATCGCAGCGTCATCGTCTTTGCCAGCCGGCACTCTGCCCTTGCCTGCTTCCTCCACCCTGTCAGTCTCGTTGTCTTCATCGATGGCATTGTCAGTGGCCTGGCTGACTGATGTGGCCTCAGTCGTTTGCGTCATCTTAGTAGCGCTTGAACCGCGTCGTTCTCTGCTGCTCTTTCGGTGGCCCTGAGAATCAACACCAGGACGTAGCATGCTTCTCCTGCCATCGATACCGTTGTTGACAATGAAGAAGTCGTAGTTCTTGGGGAAGCCGTGCTTGTCCACAAGGTGGCTGCGACGCTTCTTCCACTCCAGACAGACCTTATCGCAGTCCTGCACGAAGCAAGAGAAGGTTTTCTCACCACGGTCGCGCTTAGCGGCTATGATGGGATCGTGGTTCTCGGACAGGTGAAGCTCCAGAAAGTGGCCACTCGGGAAATTCTTCTGGCACTCTGCGCATCTGTTGGTGTGGCTTTGATTGTAGTGCTTCTCGTAGTCCGCGTAATTGGGGAACGTCAGCGGCTTGTGAGGTGGTAGCACACACTGCAGCGTTCTTGCAGTGCTTCGATCATGCTCTTCAAGTTCTGTATACTTCGGTGTGTGGACAGCATCGCCACCGATGCTGCTTTGGGTCGTGATCGAACTGTTGCGTAAACGCTTTGCCATGCCTGCGGTGTACTGCAATGATCCGTGCTATTGTCAGAGTCCCTGCTTGACCGCACTCATTCACTACATGCATCTGCACATGCGGCAAACAGGTCATGCGTTCGCCGCGAGTCCTCACTTGTGGCCCTGCAGGAAGGCCTGAGGCCAATAGAAGTCGGTCGCCGCAGGTTTAAACAACTTCTGCTTCACTGTCGCAACACTTCAGAGCACACTTGCCGAATTGCCTCCGCCTGTTGCAAGACCGCCGCCTGTCTTGTTACCG from Fulvia fulva chromosome 2, complete sequence harbors:
- a CDS encoding Autophagy-related protein 27 yields the protein MVGTFTHLATLLLLPASIHAVFDCKNIRADDQSFNFAALAGPKDVNWQRKTFPSITNTTFTIDICDTLKKQKDKPKEQCPTGTRVCGIQRIYNDDGASVVQEVIPIAGEYAVSDGRHLDAKFTRLKGSESNGDSKKEGVRGELHGGMWEKKKQKAIIEFLCDADWEGTEGFGDSSKAMDVGAFSSMSKREDEKDDGEDNRELPDLDKGKALSFVRYDTDKDDVSVLRLEWKTKYACEDAAPPKKDPSNKAKGWGFFTWFLIIVFLLAASYIIFGSWLNYNRYGARGWDLIPHGDTIRDIPYIVKDWTSSMMDKTSGGGSRGGYSAV
- a CDS encoding Aquaporin-1; the encoded protein is MSTVPLLTMAASTALPAMPEKTVRRSEDSTRLSSEDERRRLIRNSFQSGKPMHSAPVKPSIVNKNPTPEPLRPHSSTPSARQASQWQPPPASSTGDLGLAAEIGSCNYSPNHSSMTVGQRPTHTRNASGDYAHLNDQGATSSPNKDPDSQSVFGGRPRQRASAWSQDNTSIRTTLPKYTPLANGRPPPGRPQSILSSRQNPWDVYDPDLERPSSNAGAYDPVSGTPSKSKPRKRGASFYIVRDSGGGGDGPPDEFLRLPFTDWMHNSLKNHFVAFLGEFVGTCMFLWFAFAGTIVANIGARKSAEDSTTSETVGFSPIVNLYVAVSFGFSLLVNVWVFFRVSGALFNPAVTLGMVMTKSIGYTRGFLLFIAQLLGAIFASLLVKVMFPTNFNVQTTLSDDTSVAQGVFIEMVLTAELVFTVFMLAKEKHKATYMAPIGIGMALFIAEIVGVFFTGGSLNPARSFGPCVVAGSFGSEHWVYWVGPCCGTLVAYAFYRFIKILEYEMANPGQDHNEREAEQAASMKRAESFA